The DNA region GGACTTCTTGTGGGAAAACAACACCAACTACACTCAACGTATTTTTGAATGGTGTGCCCAAAACGGCAAAAGTATGATTTACGCTTCAAGTGCTGCCACCTATGGCGCAGGTGAATTGGGTTTTGACGACACCACAGATCCTGAAACTTTGAAGCCGTTGAACCTGTATGGCGAATCCAAAGTTTTGTTTGATCGCTGGGCTTTGAAACAAAAAAAGACTCCACCGCATTGGTACGGTCTTAAATTCTTCAACGTGTTCGGTCCCAACGAATACGAAAAAGAAGGCATGGCAAGCATCGTCTACAAGGCTTACAACCAAATCAAAACCACTGGCACATTGGGATTGTTCAAATCCGCAAATCCAGAATACAAAGATGGCGAATTCATGCGCGACTTTGTTTATGTGAAAGATGTGACCGGCTGGATGGCGGAGCTTATGGAGAAAAAACCGACTAACGGTATTTACAACATGGGCTTCGGCAAACCTCGCACCTGGTTGGATTTGGCGAAAGCGACTTTTACAGCCATGGGCAAAGAGATGAAAATCAACTGGATTGAAATGCCCGAAAATATCCGTGGCCAATATCAGTACTACACTGAAGCGAAAACGGATAAATGGAATCAATCCGGCATGAGTTTGCCAAAATGGCCGCTTGAAAAAGCCGTCGATGATTACGTTAAGAATTACCTCAGCAAAGAAGACCCATTGTTATAAAGGCACATGTTATGGAGACGGACTTTTTACCCCCGCACCTTAGAAAATACGTCGTTGAGCAGAACTATGAAAAGTACACTCCGATAGATCAATCCGTCTGGCGCTATGTTTTGCGCCAGCTGCGATCATTCCTGTCCAAGAACGCCCACGAAAGTTACGTGGAAGGCTTGGGAAAAACCGGAATTTCCGTAGAGCGCATTCCGCGCATCGAAGAGATCAGCAGCAAATTGAAAGAATTTGGCTGGAGAGCCTTGCCCGTGAGTGGTTTCATTCCACCGGCGGCATTCATGGAACTTCAGTCCCTGGGCGTTTTGCCGATTGCTTCCGATATGCGAAGCATCGATCACCTGCTTTACACTCCGGCTCCTGACATCGTTCATGAAGCTGCAGGGCACGCACCGATTTTGATTCAACCCGAATTTGCAGAGTACCTTCGTCAGTATGCACAGATTGCCAAGAAGGCCATTCTGTCCAAAGAAGACCTGGATATGTACGAAGCGATTCGCGAGCTTTCAGATTTAAAAGAAATGCCAGGCGCATCGGCGACGGACATTAAAGCTGCTGAAGCAAAACTGGATAATGTCAGCAAAAACATCTCCCACGTTTCTGAAGCCGCTGAACTAGGGCGCATGAACTGGTGGACTGCAGAGTACGGCTTGATTGGCACCCTTGATAATCCGAAAATTTTCGGTGCAGGACTGCTATCGAGTGTTGGTGAATCCAAGTGGTGCTTAAGTCAAAAAGTCAGAAAACTTCCTCTGACAGTTGAGTGTATCAAACAAAGTTATGACATCACCGAACCTCAACCGCAGTTGTTCGTAACTCCTGATTTTAAAACTTTGGTGAAAGTTCTAAACGACATGGCCGATCAGATGGCCTTCCGTTTGGGTGGATTGGCTGGTTTGAATAAAGCAATTCAGGCGCAATCAGTGAATACCGCTGAACTGTCTTCTGGAATTCAGATTTCCGGACAGATTATCGAGGCGATCACAGACGCCTCCAAGAAAGTGGCTTACCTCCGCCTGCAAGGACCTTCTCAGCTTTCCTTTAAGGACAAGCAGATTCAAGGCCACGACAAGTCCTATCACTTGCACGGCTTTGGAACCCCAGTGGGTTGCTTGAAAGATTACCCACAAAAGGATCCATCCAGTCTGACTCGCAGTGAATGGGCTGATATCGGCGTGGAACTGGGACGCCAAGCGCGCCTGGAGTTTGCTTCAGGTGTGTTGGTAACTGGAACTGTTAAAAATATGACTGTGCTTGAGGGTAAAACCGTCATCCTTTCAATGACTGATGCCAAGGCTGAATACCAAGGCCGTGTGCTATTTGATCCGGCCTGGGGTGTTTATGACATGGCTCTGGGTGCGACCGTCACTTCGGTTTTTGGTGGCGCTGCGGACCGCGAAGCCTACGGCGAAACCGAAGACTTCGTCGCAAAACGGGTTCCAGCTCCAAATTACAAGCCCGAGGAACTAAAACTTCACTCTCAATATGGCCGCTTAAGAGATTTGCGTGAAAAGAATATCCAAGGTGCAGACCTGGAAAAATCTTTGTCCGATCTTTTGGCAAACCATGATAAGGAGTTCCCACAGGATTGGTTGTTGCGTCTGGAAGCTTTGGAAATTTCCAAGGCCCGCTTAAGCAACTCCCCTTTGTTAGCCAAACTTGAGAAGGATCTTCAAGCGCTGGCCGACAAAGACGAAACGACTAAAAATCTTATCCAAGACGGAATTGCTTTATCAGGAAATCTGTAAATGAAACGTCCCTTTGAAGTGCGCATTGTTTTAGTGCGCACGATCTATGAAAGAAATGTCGGTGCCACTTCACGTGCCATGAGCAATATGGGCGTCGACAAGCTGATCATGATTGATCCCAAGTGCGAGCTGACTTACGAAGCTCAGCAAACCGCAGCCACTGGCCAAAACGGCCTGCAAAACCGCACGACCTACAAATCCTGGGATGAGTTCATGGCCAACGAGCCTGAATCCATCAAAATCGCCTTCACTGCCCGTGACGGCAAAGGTCGTCAGGTGCGTGATATCGATGATGTCCTGGCTGATGTTAAAAACAATGCTCCGCAATTCCAGCACGAATCCGATGAAACTTACACCGTCCATTTGATCTTCGGTCCTGAGGACTGGGGCTTGGCTGGTGAGGACCTTGAGTACGCGAATCACTGTGCGTGCCTTCCAACCTTTGGTGAAAACTGGAGTTTGAATCTGGCTCAAGCGACGCTGCTGGGAATGTTTTCCATGCGCAAAGCCTGGGGCGGCAACCGCACCAAACTTGATGGCGGCAAAAAGCGTCGCGCCCCTCAAGGGATTCAGGGCATTGATCCTGAACAGACTTTGAAATCCTTCATCGAGGAAATGGGTTTTGATCTGACCAAGCAACGCAAGATCAACGCCTTCACAGTTCTGCGCCGTATGCTTCTGCAAAACACGCCGACCAAAAAAGAGCTGGTGATTTTGGAAACAGTCCTGCAACAAGCCACTCGCAAAATCCGCGAATGGAAAGAATTTAAAAACCGCGAAAGATAAAAAAAGCCCGCTGATGAAGCGGGCTTTTTAGTTTTTGATTGTCGTTTTCTAAGTTAACACTCTGCTTCCGCAAGTAGGACCTGGCACCTTTTACAGGTCGGCTTCCTCTTCTTGGATTTCGACTTCTTTGTCGCGAACGGCGCGAAGTTGTTCATCCAGTTTTTGCATTGCGAAGGCCAAGCCTTGTCCCATGTCGTTCAGTTCGTGGATACGATTCATGGTTTCTTGTTCTTCCGCTCCGACCAGGCGAAGGCTGTCCAGCTTCACCGAGTTCAGATCGATTTCTTTATTCAATGTCTCAAGCTTCTGATTGATTCTTTTGCGGTCTTGGATCAAGGCCTTGGTGATTTCACGCACCTGGCTCAGACTCAACACATCCAATTTGCCGCTTTCGAAAGCAGATTTGGTTTCTTCAGTGACTTCTTCGTCACCTTGGAAGGCTTCCCAAAACAAAGCCCACTCATTTTTCAAGGAACTTACTAACGACTTATTCCTGTCATCACCCATATATAAAAAATTACTCCTGCGCCCCTAGGGCGACTTTGCCGATTTGTGGGCTTCCGGGATAAGGAAGTAGCAAAGCCCATAAACCAAGATCGCAGCTCCGAAAGTGACGTACATGAAGAGAAGGGCTGTGGTTCTGACCACTCCCACCTCGAGCTCGTATCTCTTGGCTATTCTAGCACACACCCCTAGAACCTTACTATCCAGAGCTTGGTCCAGTCTGTCGACGCGCGGCAGCGCATACCACAGGGTGAAATATAGAAGGACCCCGCACCCAAACCAAAGTACCGCGATCAGCCATATGACACGCAGCATCCAAGTTTCAATCTCAAAAGCCTCTGCGAGTCCTTTGCAAACCCCGCCCAAGGCCCCGTCTGAAGCTCGGGTCCAACGATATTTCTTATTCGGAACTTCGGCCGTCGTTGTGTCCATTATTGAATTCTCCCCGTGATCATAAAGTCATTTCCAAAGGTTTTATAAGTTGGATGCTGTATGAAAATCTTGTTCTTCATTTCATCAATGCGAATTGTTTCCGTCCATGATTTCGAACCGCCGGATCCCATGATTATCGGCGCCTGAAACATATAAATTCGATTCACCAAGCTGCTTTCAACAAAACTGCTGGCAGTCAAAGCTCCACCCTCTACCAATATGGATCTGAAACCCGTTTTGTAAAGCTGCGCCAACAAGTCTTCCAAATCCAGATTCCCGCCTACTTTGGTTTTTACAAAAACCAACTGCGGCGCTTTGGCAAGTTTGGAAACTTTCTTCTGCACTTCTTCTTTCAGATCTTCAGCAACACACCAGAAAACGTTCTGAGTGTCGTGCACTTCTGAAAGTTTCAGCTCCGTGTACTTGCCGATCAGTTCGCCTTCGCCGTCGATGACCACCACTTTGTTTTTCTTTTCAATTTGGGGATGACGAATGTTGAGTGAAGGATTGTCGAACTCGATCGTGCCCTTGCCGACAAGTAAACCGTCATAACAAGCTCGTAAATAGTGAACGTACTCGCGGGATTCAGAACCGGTGATCCACTGGCTCTCACCCGATTTCAAGGCCACCTGCCCATCCAGGGAGCTGGCCATTTTCAAAGCCACGAAAACTTTTTTCTGACGGAAATTCCAAAGAAACGCCTCACAAACCTCTTCAAGCTTGATGCGCATTTCCTGATCGTATTTCAAACTTTCTGCTTGATAGAGATCCGCTTCGATTCCCGCCTGGCGCAGAATTTCAGCCCCTTGACCTGCAACCAATGGATTGGGGTCGATCAGTCCAAACGTCACGCGCTTGATAGGAAGTTTCGCGAGCATTTTTGCGCAGGAAGGAGTTTTGCCTTCGTGAGCACACGGCTCCAAAGTCACGATAACGTGGGCACCTTTTAGATCATCCGCAGAAAGATTTTTAACAGCATTCACTTCAGCGTGAGGGCCACCGTAAAACTCGTGGTGACCCGCAGAAACAAATCCACCATTTGCATCCAACACAACACATCCAACTAATGGATTAGGACTGACGCGGGGGCCACCTTTGTAGGCTTCGTTAATGGCCAATGCCATTGCTGCATCCAATGTCATTGGAGTACCCCGGACGGGAATGTTAAGGCTGCTAATCTGTTCCATGGAGCTGTCTCCCTCGTAAATTGCGGCTCTAGCTTATTCTCAAAGTGAGACGAATTCAACGGTCTGGTTTTACCAACTTTTAACAAATAAACTCGAAAGAATTTATAAATATTAACCGATTATTACTTAGATTTAGGGGTTGAAACGTTATGTCTGGTAAATCTAGGAAAAAAGATCCCACTTGGTACTATTTCTTAATGGCCTTTAACGCCTTGGCGATCCTTTTTGGCATCGGTCTGCTTCGTGACCTGATGTGGATCTTTTAAGTTTCCAATTTCTTATAAAACTCCAGAACCTTCGGATCCACAATAATCGATTTCGGATTCCACCCAATCAAATGCAAACCCTTCGCAGACTTCAATCTTGATAACGCCACATAGGCGTGTCCCGGCTCCCATAGACGACTTAAGTTGCACCATAAATCATCCAGCGTTGCGCCCTGGCTTTTATGAATTGTCGTGGCATAAGCCAAGGTCAGGGGAAACTGAATCACCTGCGCCATCACATTGCCTTCCGCATCCTGCAAAGCGAACGAGACCTTATCGACACTGACCTCGCGGCCGCCGTCCTTTTTCACGGTGATTTCGTCAGCTGCGATATCCGTCACCACACCACGAGTGCCATTCACCCAGCGTTTTTGCGGATCGTTCTGCAAGAACATCACGCGACAGCCCAGTTTAAGCGTTAGCTTCACCGGCACGGGTGCTGACTTCATCAAAATCTCCACGTGCTTTTCTGAACCAAAGTAAATGGAATCGACAGTGACTTCCGCTTCGCTCAGCTCGTTCAACTTCTTTTGATTGAAATCCTCGGCATCAGCTTTACGGGGGAACAGTCTTGTGCCTGGATCATCCTCATCATGGTCGCGCAAATGTTCATTTAAGAAATCCTGTACGCGTTCAGTGACCAAACCATGGCGAACATCACTTAGCACATCCAAAAATAAATTATCTGATACACGCTGATTGTGGGAAAGCATCACAGATTGAAAACCCGTTTGCTGCCACACCGGATTCAAAAAGCACCAGTCGCGCGGACCACTTTGTGTGACTGGTGGAAGCTGAGCAAAATCACCCACGGCGATAATACGCATTCCTCCCCAGGGCAAAGAGGATTCACGCGCCTTTTGCGACAAGGCTTCGGCAATCATCAAGGCTTGACCAGGTATCATGGAGATTTCATCAATGATCACGCCTTCAACTTTGCGAAGACGTGCCATCAGCTTGTTGTCTTTGGAAGCGCGCTGATAAGTTGCATCCGCTCCACCTTCCATAATTCCCAAACCAAAGAAACTATGAAAAGTACGGCCACCCAACAATACGGCTGCGGCACCGGTACTGGCCAAGATCGGCATGGCCTTCGGGTCCAGTTCGCGCATGAACTGACGAATCAGGAAACTTTTTCCGCTGCCCGCCCCACCCGTCAAAAAAACATTCTCCCCTGAGCGTAAAAGCTCCAGGGCATCTGCTTGTTCAGGTGAAAGTTCCACAGTGGTTTTTGTCATAAAGAGGAATCATGCCCCTTGGTAGGGCCAATAGCAAGATTGTGTTGCCTTTCAAAGCAAAGGGTCATGAAATATTTGAGCATTTATTTGAAAGGAATCATATGAATCGCTCAGTTCTGTTTTTGATGGCAGCGAGTCTAACGGCTCAAGTTTCATTCGCAGCTAAACCGTCCTCCGATATTCCGGATAAACGTGAATTCCCCCTTAGTAAAACCGTGAATGCCTGCGAAAACTTTGAGGCTTATGTTTGTGACAACGTAAATGCTTCCTTCAAACTTCGTCCGGATCGCAGTTCGCACACTTTCTCTTTTAACGATTCAGCGGAAAGACTTCTGAATATCAAAAAGAAATACATGGCGGATTTGCCAACCGCAAAAAATCTGAACGAACGCACCGAACAGCTTCGTGATTTCTATATGTCCTGCATGGATAAGAAAGCGCGCACGAATTCTGAAAAATCCATGGCAAAGCGCGAAGTCAAAGCCATGCAGGATATCGATTCTGTTGATGGCCTGGTCACTTACTTGAATCAAGAACAGACCAAAGGTATGTCAGCCAGCCTGGCCCGTATGTGGTCACGCAACGATCCCGATGATTCCAGCAAATTCAACATCGCGATGTTCGGTAACCTTATGGGACTTCCTGATCAAAAATACTACGATCAACCGGAAGTGGTGGCAGACTATCAAAAGCTATTGACGGCATTCTTCAAAAATATTGATCCCAAAGGTAAAGACGGCAAACCAGAGGCCCGCGCCAAAGCACTTGTCGAGCTGGAAAAAGACTTCGCAAAAATTTTTCCAACACCAGCGGCTCGTCGTCAGCGCATTAGCGAAAGACATCTCAGCACACAAGATGAAGCAGTTAAAAAATATCCAAACCTGAAGCTGGAAATGCTTTTCAAAAAAGCACCCAAGACAGCTTTGGTCTTTAATCCGTTCTACGAAGGCTCGGATTTTATGAATGCGGAACTTCCGAAACGCCCGTTGTCAGTCTGGAAAGACTTGGCACTGAAACAGAACGTTTATCCAATCATGGATGATGCTTATCCGAAATTCTATGAACAAAGATTTGCCTTT from Bdellovibrio sp. GT3 includes:
- the ribD gene encoding bifunctional diaminohydroxyphosphoribosylaminopyrimidine deaminase/5-amino-6-(5-phosphoribosylamino)uracil reductase RibD, coding for MEQISSLNIPVRGTPMTLDAAMALAINEAYKGGPRVSPNPLVGCVVLDANGGFVSAGHHEFYGGPHAEVNAVKNLSADDLKGAHVIVTLEPCAHEGKTPSCAKMLAKLPIKRVTFGLIDPNPLVAGQGAEILRQAGIEADLYQAESLKYDQEMRIKLEEVCEAFLWNFRQKKVFVALKMASSLDGQVALKSGESQWITGSESREYVHYLRACYDGLLVGKGTIEFDNPSLNIRHPQIEKKNKVVVIDGEGELIGKYTELKLSEVHDTQNVFWCVAEDLKEEVQKKVSKLAKAPQLVFVKTKVGGNLDLEDLLAQLYKTGFRSILVEGGALTASSFVESSLVNRIYMFQAPIIMGSGGSKSWTETIRIDEMKNKIFIQHPTYKTFGNDFMITGRIQ
- the rfaD gene encoding ADP-glyceromanno-heptose 6-epimerase, giving the protein MIIVTGANGFIGSVMVWQLNEKGFSDIIAVDTVDLQKRNLLRKRVYSKFLHKDDLWAFLETPEAKSKVTWIVHMGACSSTTETNKDFLWENNTNYTQRIFEWCAQNGKSMIYASSAATYGAGELGFDDTTDPETLKPLNLYGESKVLFDRWALKQKKTPPHWYGLKFFNVFGPNEYEKEGMASIVYKAYNQIKTTGTLGLFKSANPEYKDGEFMRDFVYVKDVTGWMAELMEKKPTNGIYNMGFGKPRTWLDLAKATFTAMGKEMKINWIEMPENIRGQYQYYTEAKTDKWNQSGMSLPKWPLEKAVDDYVKNYLSKEDPLL
- a CDS encoding RNA methyltransferase, with product MKRPFEVRIVLVRTIYERNVGATSRAMSNMGVDKLIMIDPKCELTYEAQQTAATGQNGLQNRTTYKSWDEFMANEPESIKIAFTARDGKGRQVRDIDDVLADVKNNAPQFQHESDETYTVHLIFGPEDWGLAGEDLEYANHCACLPTFGENWSLNLAQATLLGMFSMRKAWGGNRTKLDGGKKRRAPQGIQGIDPEQTLKSFIEEMGFDLTKQRKINAFTVLRRMLLQNTPTKKELVILETVLQQATRKIREWKEFKNRER
- a CDS encoding PspC domain-containing protein; translated protein: MDTTTAEVPNKKYRWTRASDGALGGVCKGLAEAFEIETWMLRVIWLIAVLWFGCGVLLYFTLWYALPRVDRLDQALDSKVLGVCARIAKRYELEVGVVRTTALLFMYVTFGAAILVYGLCYFLIPEAHKSAKSP
- a CDS encoding DEAD/DEAH box helicase, with protein sequence MTKTTVELSPEQADALELLRSGENVFLTGGAGSGKSFLIRQFMRELDPKAMPILASTGAAAVLLGGRTFHSFFGLGIMEGGADATYQRASKDNKLMARLRKVEGVIIDEISMIPGQALMIAEALSQKARESSLPWGGMRIIAVGDFAQLPPVTQSGPRDWCFLNPVWQQTGFQSVMLSHNQRVSDNLFLDVLSDVRHGLVTERVQDFLNEHLRDHDEDDPGTRLFPRKADAEDFNQKKLNELSEAEVTVDSIYFGSEKHVEILMKSAPVPVKLTLKLGCRVMFLQNDPQKRWVNGTRGVVTDIAADEITVKKDGGREVSVDKVSFALQDAEGNVMAQVIQFPLTLAYATTIHKSQGATLDDLWCNLSRLWEPGHAYVALSRLKSAKGLHLIGWNPKSIIVDPKVLEFYKKLET
- a CDS encoding aromatic amino acid hydroxylase translates to METDFLPPHLRKYVVEQNYEKYTPIDQSVWRYVLRQLRSFLSKNAHESYVEGLGKTGISVERIPRIEEISSKLKEFGWRALPVSGFIPPAAFMELQSLGVLPIASDMRSIDHLLYTPAPDIVHEAAGHAPILIQPEFAEYLRQYAQIAKKAILSKEDLDMYEAIRELSDLKEMPGASATDIKAAEAKLDNVSKNISHVSEAAELGRMNWWTAEYGLIGTLDNPKIFGAGLLSSVGESKWCLSQKVRKLPLTVECIKQSYDITEPQPQLFVTPDFKTLVKVLNDMADQMAFRLGGLAGLNKAIQAQSVNTAELSSGIQISGQIIEAITDASKKVAYLRLQGPSQLSFKDKQIQGHDKSYHLHGFGTPVGCLKDYPQKDPSSLTRSEWADIGVELGRQARLEFASGVLVTGTVKNMTVLEGKTVILSMTDAKAEYQGRVLFDPAWGVYDMALGATVTSVFGGAADREAYGETEDFVAKRVPAPNYKPEELKLHSQYGRLRDLREKNIQGADLEKSLSDLLANHDKEFPQDWLLRLEALEISKARLSNSPLLAKLEKDLQALADKDETTKNLIQDGIALSGNL